A single Bacillus sp. OxB-1 DNA region contains:
- a CDS encoding LCP family protein, translating into MKRRDFKKRQKKSSKKRLFLKVGLLLTLSVFFVVAAFAASLQQKAADAVDRAYEAVPDRSKPEAREVAVEPAHDNVSILLIGVDDSDIRSQGDSSRSDALLVATLNPTEKSVKLLSIPRDAYVYIPEIRKQDKITHAHAYGGTKAAIDTVEEMLDIPIDYYVKMNFNAFIEVVDALGGIEVEVPYDRLEKDENDKNAIQLVKGIHRLDGRHALALARTRKQDSDLMRGERQQMIIQAMIKEATSVKSITKYGDVIDALGDNMKTDMTFKEMMSFLEYAKGGMPDVQNVNIEGYDDWTPYGYYFRLDEKSLEDVKFQLKSHLELDSDTSKLTDSTTTVIESANRAPENEY; encoded by the coding sequence ATGAAAAGAAGAGATTTCAAGAAACGACAGAAAAAATCGTCCAAAAAGCGCCTATTTCTCAAGGTCGGACTTCTTCTCACCCTTTCAGTTTTTTTCGTCGTAGCGGCATTCGCTGCCTCATTGCAGCAGAAGGCGGCGGACGCGGTGGATCGTGCGTACGAGGCGGTTCCGGACCGGTCGAAACCGGAAGCCCGGGAAGTAGCAGTGGAACCTGCGCATGACAATGTATCGATCCTATTGATCGGCGTCGATGACAGTGACATTCGATCGCAGGGGGACAGCAGCCGATCCGATGCCCTGCTCGTTGCGACTTTGAACCCAACCGAGAAATCCGTAAAATTGCTCAGCATTCCGCGTGATGCCTATGTCTACATTCCGGAAATCAGGAAGCAGGATAAAATTACGCATGCCCATGCGTACGGCGGCACGAAAGCGGCAATTGACACCGTCGAGGAAATGCTGGATATCCCGATTGACTACTACGTGAAAATGAACTTCAATGCGTTCATTGAAGTGGTGGACGCACTGGGCGGAATCGAAGTGGAAGTCCCTTACGACCGCCTGGAAAAGGATGAAAACGACAAAAATGCAATCCAACTCGTCAAAGGGATCCATCGCTTGGACGGGCGCCATGCCCTTGCCTTGGCAAGAACGCGTAAGCAAGATAGCGATTTGATGAGAGGGGAGCGTCAACAAATGATCATCCAAGCGATGATCAAAGAAGCCACTTCCGTCAAATCGATTACGAAATACGGTGATGTCATCGATGCGCTCGGCGACAATATGAAGACCGACATGACGTTCAAAGAAATGATGTCTTTCCTGGAATATGCGAAAGGCGGCATGCCTGACGTCCAAAATGTCAACATCGAAGGATACGACGATTGGACACCTTACGGCTATTATTTCAGACTTGACGAAAAAAGTTTGGAAGACGTGAAATTCCAATTGAAATCCCATCTCGAGTTGGATTCCGACACCTCCAAATTGACGGATAGCACCACCACTGTCATCGAATCCGCGAATCGCGCACCTGAAAACGAATATTGA
- a CDS encoding YigZ family protein has product MREDYYTIKGYGESELIIQKSRFLTYIKRAETEEEALEFIQEIKKQHHAATHNCSAYLIGEHDQIQKANDDGEPSGTAGVPMLEVLKKQGLKDTVVVVTRYFGGIKLGGGGLIRAYGRATSVGIDAAGVVHRRLHELMKVTIDYTWLGKVENEARQSPYPLKDITYADGVDLFLYVPVAEVEEFTAWMTEMTNGQAGILSVSSEFLETDR; this is encoded by the coding sequence ATGCGAGAAGATTATTACACCATAAAGGGATATGGAGAAAGCGAATTGATTATTCAAAAGTCCAGATTCCTTACCTATATTAAACGGGCGGAGACGGAAGAGGAAGCTCTTGAGTTCATCCAGGAAATCAAAAAGCAGCACCATGCAGCCACCCATAATTGCTCAGCCTACCTGATCGGCGAACATGATCAGATTCAGAAGGCGAACGACGATGGAGAACCTTCCGGAACAGCGGGTGTCCCAATGCTCGAAGTGCTGAAAAAGCAAGGGCTGAAGGACACCGTTGTCGTTGTGACGCGTTATTTCGGCGGCATTAAGTTGGGGGGAGGCGGACTGATCCGCGCCTATGGACGTGCCACCTCAGTCGGGATTGACGCGGCCGGCGTCGTCCATCGCAGACTGCATGAACTCATGAAAGTGACGATCGATTACACTTGGCTCGGCAAAGTGGAAAATGAAGCCCGGCAATCCCCCTATCCGTTGAAGGACATCACCTATGCAGATGGTGTGGATCTCTTTCTCTACGTTCCAGTAGCCGAAGTGGAAGAGTTCACTGCATGGATGACGGAAATGACAAACGGGCAAGCCGGCATTTTGTCGGTTTCTAGCGAATTTCTGGAAACCGATCGCTGA
- a CDS encoding sensor histidine kinase, whose protein sequence is MKETTFDIQTLDAIFNNMVRTMDQSKNDIFIISEQSRQSFEEMQNELKMVKEDISRVITEGDYLEDMTRHSRRRLADVSKSFMNYSEEEVRQAYEVANDLLVRLSVNKMEEKQLRQRRDELDRRLAGLMETIERADQLVSQVTTVVNYLTTDLKNVGEALESARHKSEFGIRIIQAQEEERKRLSRDIHDGPAQMLANVMIRSGLIEKTYTEKGPDKALAELADLKEMVRSALYEVRRIIYDLRPMALDDLGLIPTLKKYLTTVEEYQKGVTIHFQSTGQERRFNSNFEVSVFRLVQESVSNALKHANCTDIWVKAEWIHDIMNIIIKDNGKGFEQKEVKDKSFGLIGMRERIDLLKGEMNVISNPGTGTTILFRIPLRMDMIDY, encoded by the coding sequence TTGAAGGAAACTACATTTGATATCCAGACGTTGGATGCCATTTTCAATAACATGGTTCGCACAATGGATCAATCTAAAAATGATATATTCATTATAAGTGAACAGAGCCGGCAAAGCTTTGAAGAGATGCAAAATGAGCTGAAAATGGTGAAAGAGGATATTTCCCGGGTAATTACGGAAGGCGATTATTTGGAAGATATGACACGCCATTCCCGTAGGAGACTTGCCGACGTATCGAAAAGTTTCATGAATTATTCCGAAGAAGAAGTGCGGCAAGCATACGAAGTTGCCAATGATTTGCTCGTCCGCCTCTCGGTCAATAAGATGGAAGAAAAGCAGCTGCGACAGCGGCGCGATGAATTGGATCGCAGATTGGCCGGGCTGATGGAGACGATCGAGCGGGCCGATCAGCTTGTCAGCCAGGTGACAACAGTTGTCAATTATTTGACGACTGATCTGAAAAATGTGGGAGAAGCCCTCGAATCGGCACGCCATAAATCGGAATTTGGCATTCGCATCATCCAAGCGCAAGAGGAGGAGCGGAAACGGCTGTCCCGGGACATCCATGATGGTCCCGCTCAAATGTTGGCCAATGTCATGATCCGGTCGGGGTTGATTGAAAAGACGTATACGGAGAAAGGGCCTGACAAGGCATTGGCCGAACTCGCCGATCTCAAGGAGATGGTGAGGAGCGCGTTGTATGAAGTACGCCGCATCATCTATGATCTCCGGCCGATGGCATTGGATGATCTGGGGTTGATTCCGACGTTGAAAAAATATTTGACCACTGTGGAAGAATATCAAAAAGGTGTGACAATCCACTTTCAAAGCACGGGGCAGGAACGTCGATTTAACTCGAATTTTGAAGTTTCCGTTTTTCGGCTTGTCCAGGAGTCCGTCTCAAATGCATTAAAACATGCAAATTGCACGGACATATGGGTGAAAGCGGAGTGGATTCACGATATAATGAATATCATCATCAAAGATAATGGAAAAGGGTTCGAACAGAAAGAAGTGAAAGATAAGTCATTTGGCTTGATTGGGATGAGGGAGCGGATCGACCTGTTGAAGGGGGAAATGAACGTCATTTCCAATCCCGGTACAGGGACAACCATCCTTTTCCGCATTCCGCTACGAATGGACATGATTGACTACTAG
- a CDS encoding response regulator, with the protein MTKILIVDDHQLFREGVKRILDFEDSFNVVAEGDDGSEVVELYRQYLPDVVLMDINMPRMNGVDATENLIQEFPDAKVIMLSIHDDESYVSHALKTGALGYMLKEMDADAIVQAIKVVAAGGSYLHPKVTHNLVTEFRRLSEREHKGSFQQNDIRRPFHLLTKRECEVLQLLTDGQSNRTIGETLFISEKTVKNHVSSILQKMAVNDRTQAVVTAIKNGWVEVK; encoded by the coding sequence ATGACAAAGATCTTAATTGTTGACGACCATCAGTTGTTCCGGGAAGGAGTGAAACGCATCCTGGATTTCGAAGACTCGTTCAATGTGGTGGCCGAGGGAGATGATGGAAGTGAAGTGGTGGAGCTTTATCGGCAATACCTTCCGGATGTCGTGCTGATGGATATCAATATGCCACGCATGAACGGGGTAGACGCGACGGAGAATTTGATTCAAGAATTTCCTGACGCAAAAGTGATCATGCTTTCTATCCATGACGACGAATCCTATGTGTCTCACGCACTGAAAACAGGGGCGCTCGGCTATATGCTGAAAGAAATGGATGCTGATGCGATTGTCCAAGCGATCAAAGTCGTGGCAGCGGGCGGTTCGTATCTTCACCCGAAAGTGACGCATAATCTTGTGACGGAATTCCGCAGATTGAGCGAGCGTGAACATAAAGGATCATTCCAGCAAAACGATATCCGCCGTCCGTTCCATTTGCTCACGAAACGGGAGTGTGAGGTGCTCCAATTATTGACGGATGGGCAAAGCAACCGGACAATTGGTGAAACGCTGTTCATTTCCGAAAAGACAGTCAAAAACCATGTCTCCAGCATCTTGCAGAAGATGGCAGTTAATGACCGGACGCAAGCTGTCGTCACAGCAATTAAAAACGGTTGGGTTGAAGTGAAATGA
- a CDS encoding competence protein ComK, whose protein sequence is MFKEQSANYVVSFDTFVLQPVKDGKKVGTRIIERHRETIVPRKPIHVVRSSCDYYGGSLQSSTGTAKLTLGRHHKTPIIIAHDYGRPYIFLPTLSPQADQNVWISYHAIDYFEACESGTKVHLENGRFVKVDISANTMYRQYTFAGFLEKDFLKRQKQLSRSSLSYITDG, encoded by the coding sequence ATGTTTAAGGAACAGAGCGCGAATTACGTCGTTTCTTTCGACACCTTCGTGTTGCAACCCGTTAAAGACGGAAAAAAAGTAGGGACCCGCATCATTGAACGACACCGGGAAACAATCGTCCCGCGAAAACCGATTCATGTTGTCAGGAGCTCCTGCGATTATTACGGCGGTTCCTTGCAAAGTTCGACCGGTACTGCCAAACTGACGCTGGGCAGACATCATAAGACACCGATTATCATCGCTCATGATTACGGCAGACCTTATATCTTCCTGCCGACATTATCTCCACAAGCCGACCAGAACGTGTGGATTTCATACCATGCAATCGACTATTTCGAAGCCTGCGAATCAGGTACGAAAGTGCATCTGGAAAACGGTAGATTCGTCAAAGTGGATATCTCCGCCAACACGATGTACCGCCAGTATACATTTGCCGGATTCCTGGAAAAGGATTTTCTGAAGAGGCAGAAGCAACTGAGCCGGTCCTCGTTGTCCTACATTACCGATGGCTGA
- a CDS encoding M20 family metallopeptidase, which yields MRERLFENLDQAYDDMVAMRRYLHMHPELSFQEEKTARYIHDFYADLGVEVKTGVGGNGVVARVKGGKPGKVVALRADFDALPIQDEKDVPYKSTVPGVMHACGHDGHTAALLQLAKAIHGIRECLAGEYVFIHQHAEEYAPGGAKSMIEAGCLDGVDVIFGTHLWSLIPLGTIEYVIGPAMAAADRFEITVQGAGGHGAAPHQTKDAIVIGSQLVMNLQQIVSRRVNPIESAVVSIGSFVAENAFNIIANSAAIRGTVRTFTPAIRDLVEEEIQRIVAGTAFLNDCTITCDYFRGYPPVVNHQAETEFLKTVAETIPGVEHVVKTDPFMAGEDFSYYLEKVPGTFFFTGAQPADVYPHHHPKFDIDEKAILLAAMTLGAAAIDYQNG from the coding sequence ATGAGAGAGAGACTGTTTGAAAACCTGGACCAGGCTTATGACGACATGGTCGCAATGCGCCGCTACTTACATATGCATCCTGAGCTATCATTCCAAGAAGAGAAAACGGCCCGTTACATCCATGACTTCTATGCCGATCTAGGAGTGGAAGTGAAGACGGGTGTCGGCGGCAATGGCGTTGTCGCCCGGGTGAAGGGCGGGAAACCTGGAAAAGTCGTCGCTTTGCGCGCCGACTTTGACGCGTTGCCGATTCAGGATGAAAAGGATGTCCCATACAAATCGACCGTTCCCGGAGTTATGCATGCGTGCGGGCACGACGGGCACACGGCGGCTTTGCTCCAGCTGGCAAAAGCGATCCATGGCATTCGGGAATGCCTGGCCGGGGAGTATGTGTTCATTCACCAACATGCTGAAGAGTACGCCCCGGGCGGCGCCAAGTCGATGATTGAAGCAGGCTGCCTCGATGGCGTCGATGTCATCTTCGGCACCCATCTCTGGTCCTTGATTCCCCTTGGTACGATCGAATACGTGATTGGACCCGCGATGGCAGCGGCAGATCGTTTCGAAATCACCGTCCAAGGTGCGGGCGGCCATGGAGCGGCGCCTCACCAGACGAAAGATGCTATCGTCATCGGCTCCCAGCTCGTCATGAATTTGCAGCAGATCGTGTCCCGCCGTGTCAATCCGATCGAATCGGCGGTTGTGTCCATCGGGTCCTTCGTTGCTGAAAATGCCTTCAACATCATTGCGAATTCCGCTGCCATCCGCGGGACAGTGCGGACGTTCACCCCCGCCATCCGGGACCTTGTAGAGGAGGAAATCCAGCGAATCGTCGCCGGGACGGCTTTTTTGAACGATTGCACAATCACTTGCGATTACTTCCGTGGCTATCCGCCGGTCGTCAATCATCAGGCGGAGACGGAATTCCTGAAAACGGTCGCTGAAACCATCCCCGGCGTGGAACACGTCGTAAAGACCGATCCTTTCATGGCAGGGGAAGATTTTTCATACTATCTAGAAAAAGTGCCCGGCACCTTCTTTTTCACCGGAGCCCAGCCTGCAGACGTCTATCCCCACCATCATCCGAAATTCGACATCGATGAAAAAGCCATATTGCTAGCCGCCATGACACTTGGTGCAGCGGCGATCGACTACCAGAACGGTTGA
- a CDS encoding antibiotic biosynthesis monooxygenase family protein, whose protein sequence is MNIYMTSGTPEFMEKLREKHAKENMFIMHGQGNTILLHETEGKSVFQTPRRFEVIGASGELKENGYFALNNINVMDEGRPVFEHHYKTQQNAVDGEPGFLAFRLLRPLDSDTYVILTEWSEARFYDLWKDSKSYERVHEIDRARIGTDRPHIFTSAPYTATYMAKMKDEEA, encoded by the coding sequence TTGAATATTTATATGACGTCCGGCACGCCCGAGTTCATGGAAAAGCTCCGTGAAAAGCATGCGAAGGAAAACATGTTCATCATGCACGGGCAAGGCAACACCATTTTACTGCATGAAACAGAAGGGAAATCGGTATTTCAGACACCCCGGCGTTTCGAAGTGATCGGGGCATCGGGTGAGTTGAAAGAGAACGGCTATTTCGCCCTTAATAATATTAATGTAATGGATGAAGGCCGACCCGTATTTGAACATCATTATAAAACACAACAAAATGCAGTAGACGGGGAACCCGGTTTTCTCGCGTTCCGCTTGCTGCGTCCGCTTGACTCGGATACGTATGTCATTCTAACCGAGTGGTCGGAAGCAAGATTTTATGACCTTTGGAAAGATTCCAAATCATACGAACGAGTGCATGAAATCGACCGGGCCCGGATCGGAACGGATCGTCCGCATATTTTCACGAGTGCGCCCTACACCGCCACCTATATGGCAAAAATGAAAGACGAGGAAGCGTGA
- the hemE gene encoding uroporphyrinogen decarboxylase: MTPFNDTLLRAARGEKINHTPVWYMRQAGRSQPEYLKIKEKYSLEEITHQPELCAYVTKLPVDQYGVDAAILYKDIVTPLPGIGIDVKIKAGVGPVISNPVRTVQDVQNLGELSPEDDIPYVFETIKMLTQEQLNVPLIGFAGAPFTLASYMIEGGPSKGYHLTKAFMVSEPEAWFALMDKLGDMTITYIQAQVAAGVKAVQIFDSWVGALNVADYRTFIKPVMTRIFTEIRKLNIPIITFGVGASHLANEWHDLPVDVVGLDWRLSIKEAGERGLTKPLQGNLDPALLLADWNIIEERAKVIIEQGVEHGNHIFNLGHGVFPAVKPATLKKLTEFIHEYSAKLRG, translated from the coding sequence ATGACTCCATTCAACGATACACTTCTACGTGCCGCCCGTGGCGAGAAAATCAATCATACTCCTGTATGGTATATGCGGCAAGCTGGTCGTTCACAACCGGAATACCTTAAGATTAAAGAAAAATATTCTCTCGAAGAGATTACCCATCAACCGGAATTATGCGCTTATGTGACGAAACTCCCGGTGGATCAATATGGCGTGGATGCGGCCATTCTTTATAAAGATATTGTCACTCCGCTTCCGGGCATCGGCATCGATGTCAAAATCAAGGCCGGCGTCGGCCCGGTCATCAGCAATCCGGTCCGCACCGTCCAAGATGTCCAAAACCTAGGCGAATTGTCCCCGGAAGACGATATTCCATACGTCTTCGAGACGATTAAAATGTTGACGCAGGAACAATTGAACGTGCCCCTCATCGGATTCGCAGGTGCTCCGTTTACATTGGCGAGCTATATGATCGAGGGAGGGCCTTCAAAAGGGTATCATTTAACAAAAGCCTTCATGGTCTCGGAACCGGAAGCCTGGTTTGCGCTAATGGACAAGCTTGGCGATATGACTATCACATACATTCAAGCTCAGGTGGCGGCCGGGGTCAAAGCGGTCCAAATTTTCGACTCATGGGTCGGCGCGCTGAATGTGGCGGATTACCGGACATTCATCAAACCGGTCATGACGCGCATCTTCACGGAAATCCGCAAATTGAATATCCCGATAATCACGTTCGGCGTCGGCGCCAGCCATCTGGCGAACGAGTGGCATGATCTGCCGGTTGACGTCGTTGGCCTGGACTGGAGACTGTCCATCAAGGAAGCGGGCGAACGCGGATTGACGAAGCCGCTCCAAGGGAATCTCGATCCAGCGCTTCTGCTGGCCGATTGGAATATCATTGAGGAACGAGCGAAAGTGATCATTGAACAAGGCGTGGAACACGGCAACCATATCTTCAATCTCGGACACGGGGTGTTCCCGGCCGTCAAGCCGGCCACGTTGAAGAAGCTGACGGAATTCATTCACGAGTACAGTGCGAAATTGCGAGGCTAA
- the hemH gene encoding ferrochelatase, whose translation MAKKTMGLLVMAYGTPYKEEDIEPYYTHIRRGRPPAPEQLEDLRNRYAAIGGISPLAKITENQANALADRLNEVQDDIEFKVYVGLKHITPFIEEAVEKMKEDGIQEAVSIVLAPHFSTFSVKSYNGRAQEEAEKHGIRITSVESWYKQPKFIQYWSDQVRTTFEKMSDTERESACLIVSAHSLPEKILAAGDPYADQLKETADLIAAAAGVETYEVGWQSEGQTPEPWLGPDVQDLTRQLHEDKGYRAFVYTPVGFVSDHLEVLYDNDYECKVVCDDIGAAYFRPAMPNTDPLFIDAMADAVFEKLNEA comes from the coding sequence ATGGCGAAAAAGACGATGGGGCTTTTGGTGATGGCTTACGGCACGCCCTACAAGGAAGAGGATATTGAACCGTATTACACGCATATTCGAAGAGGACGTCCACCGGCGCCTGAACAACTAGAGGATCTTCGGAACCGCTATGCGGCGATCGGCGGGATTTCACCGCTTGCCAAAATTACCGAGAATCAGGCCAACGCATTGGCCGATCGGTTGAATGAAGTGCAGGACGACATCGAATTCAAAGTGTATGTCGGCTTGAAACATATAACGCCGTTCATTGAAGAAGCGGTTGAGAAGATGAAGGAAGACGGGATCCAAGAGGCGGTTTCCATCGTCTTGGCACCTCATTTCTCTACATTCTCCGTAAAGTCATACAATGGACGGGCGCAAGAGGAAGCCGAGAAGCATGGCATCCGGATTACGTCTGTCGAGAGCTGGTACAAACAGCCGAAGTTCATCCAATATTGGAGCGATCAAGTGCGTACGACGTTTGAGAAGATGAGTGACACGGAGCGGGAGTCCGCTTGTCTGATAGTTTCGGCGCACTCTTTGCCGGAGAAAATCCTCGCTGCGGGCGATCCATATGCCGATCAATTGAAAGAGACGGCAGATTTGATTGCCGCGGCAGCGGGCGTAGAGACTTATGAAGTCGGTTGGCAAAGTGAAGGGCAGACGCCTGAGCCGTGGCTCGGACCGGATGTCCAAGATTTGACGCGCCAGCTGCATGAAGACAAAGGATATCGTGCATTCGTTTACACGCCGGTCGGATTCGTGTCCGACCATTTGGAAGTGCTATACGACAACGATTATGAGTGTAAAGTTGTCTGCGATGATATCGGGGCGGCATATTTCCGCCCGGCTATGCCGAATACCGATCCGCTTTTCATCGACGCAATGGCGGATGCGGTTTTTGAGAAACTGAACGAAGCGTAA
- the hemY gene encoding protoporphyrinogen oxidase, whose protein sequence is MGGQNKKVVIVGGGITGLSAAFYMQKEAREKGLALDVILIEASNRLGGKIQTIRRDGFVIERGPDSFLIRKKSVDVLAKDLGIEGELVRNATGQAYVLVHNELHPIPGGSVMGIPTEIGPFLKTGLFTWSGKMRAAGDFLLPRSGVEGDQSLGQFFRRRFGGEVVDNLIEPLLSGVYAGNIDTMSLESTFPQFYQVEKKHRSLILGMKKTTPKQLPQKNSHSSKREGAFHTFRNGLETLVEAVEAQLNPNSVLKGVKVEGIETRDGKTVLQLNDGREIEADSVILTTGHEMAGRLFAPYGILQNLRNIPTTSVATIALAFPEESIVQDKEGTGFLVSRSSDYSITACTWVHRKWPTTTPKGKVLLRAFVGRAGDEAIVDLPDAEIERIVLADLSKVIDIQGKPDFSVVTRWKEDRPQYRVGHKQLIEASRAELHALFPQVKLAGASYDGVGLPDCIDQGRAAVEEVLQELFE, encoded by the coding sequence ATGGGCGGACAAAACAAGAAAGTCGTCATTGTCGGCGGGGGGATTACCGGGCTCTCCGCGGCGTTCTATATGCAGAAAGAGGCGCGTGAAAAAGGGCTTGCGCTCGATGTGATCCTTATTGAAGCATCCAATCGGCTAGGCGGCAAGATCCAGACGATACGGCGGGACGGTTTTGTCATCGAACGCGGGCCGGATTCATTCCTCATCCGGAAAAAAAGCGTGGATGTCCTGGCGAAGGACCTCGGGATTGAAGGGGAACTCGTCCGGAACGCAACGGGGCAGGCCTATGTCCTCGTCCATAACGAATTACATCCGATTCCGGGCGGGTCGGTCATGGGGATCCCGACCGAAATCGGTCCGTTTTTGAAGACGGGACTATTCACTTGGTCCGGCAAGATGCGGGCGGCGGGAGACTTTCTACTTCCCCGGTCGGGCGTGGAAGGCGATCAGTCCCTCGGCCAATTTTTCCGCCGGCGGTTTGGCGGAGAAGTTGTCGATAACCTGATCGAGCCGCTGCTGTCGGGTGTCTACGCCGGGAATATCGATACGATGAGCCTGGAATCGACCTTCCCGCAGTTTTATCAAGTGGAAAAGAAACACCGGAGCCTCATTTTAGGAATGAAGAAAACGACTCCGAAACAGCTTCCGCAGAAAAACAGCCACAGCAGCAAGCGGGAAGGTGCGTTCCATACATTCCGGAACGGTTTGGAAACATTGGTGGAAGCGGTAGAAGCGCAATTGAATCCAAATTCCGTCCTGAAAGGCGTGAAAGTCGAGGGAATCGAGACGAGGGACGGGAAAACCGTACTTCAGTTGAATGATGGAAGGGAAATCGAAGCCGACTCTGTCATCCTGACGACAGGACACGAGATGGCGGGCCGTTTATTCGCCCCGTACGGCATCTTGCAGAATTTGCGGAATATCCCGACCACGTCGGTTGCCACGATCGCGCTCGCGTTCCCGGAAGAGAGCATCGTCCAGGATAAGGAAGGGACGGGGTTCCTCGTGTCCCGGAGCAGCGATTACTCCATAACGGCGTGCACGTGGGTGCATCGCAAGTGGCCGACAACGACGCCGAAAGGGAAAGTGCTGCTGCGGGCCTTCGTCGGACGGGCCGGGGACGAGGCAATCGTAGACTTGCCCGACGCCGAAATCGAAAGGATCGTCCTCGCCGACCTTTCGAAGGTCATTGACATCCAAGGAAAGCCGGATTTCTCGGTCGTCACGCGTTGGAAGGAGGACCGGCCGCAATACCGGGTCGGCCATAAGCAACTGATCGAAGCCTCCCGTGCGGAACTGCATGCCCTCTTCCCACAAGTGAAACTCGCCGGCGCCTCCTACGACGGAGTCGGTTTGCCCGACTGTATCGACCAAGGACGAGCAGCTGTCGAAGAAGTGCTGCAAGAGTTATTTGAATGA
- a CDS encoding glycerophosphodiester phosphodiesterase → MRKRVFSRMILLILLLGGCGLHKVSGPMPDDEFLVIAHRGASAYLPENTLEAFSLAEKLDAPYIELDIHLTKDGEMVVMHDDDVSETTEANGEIAGFTLAELKRLSVDARDGKIAVSGPEDAFAVPTLKEVFDQFGDQMNYVVELKDPGQYPGIEEKLVALLKQYELIGFDESGRPKAVVHSFSEKGLKRVHELEPAIPLLQLISFDEDEEAKLSDKKVKDLRKYAAGVGISYEALTPPFVNEMHRQDLVVYAYTVNDAEAALKMKSMGVNGIHTDHPDLLKNSGK, encoded by the coding sequence ATGAGAAAGAGAGTTTTTAGTCGAATGATTCTACTGATCCTCCTTCTGGGAGGCTGTGGTCTGCACAAGGTGTCCGGCCCGATGCCCGATGATGAATTTCTTGTCATTGCACATCGGGGAGCGTCGGCGTATTTGCCGGAGAACACATTGGAGGCTTTTTCCTTAGCAGAGAAATTGGATGCGCCTTACATTGAGTTGGATATCCATCTGACGAAAGATGGGGAAATGGTCGTCATGCATGATGATGACGTGTCGGAAACGACGGAGGCGAACGGGGAGATTGCGGGTTTCACTTTGGCGGAATTGAAACGGTTGTCGGTGGATGCGCGGGACGGCAAAATCGCGGTGAGCGGTCCGGAAGACGCGTTCGCGGTGCCGACCTTGAAGGAAGTGTTCGACCAATTTGGCGATCAGATGAATTATGTCGTGGAGCTCAAAGATCCGGGACAGTACCCGGGAATTGAGGAGAAGCTCGTGGCTTTATTGAAACAGTATGAACTGATTGGATTCGATGAGTCAGGACGTCCGAAGGCGGTTGTCCATTCGTTCAGTGAAAAGGGGCTGAAGCGGGTGCATGAATTGGAACCCGCAATCCCGTTGTTGCAATTGATCTCCTTTGATGAGGACGAAGAGGCGAAGCTGTCCGACAAAAAGGTGAAGGACTTGCGCAAGTACGCAGCGGGCGTCGGAATCAGCTACGAAGCGTTGACTCCTCCGTTTGTCAATGAGATGCACAGGCAGGACCTCGTCGTGTACGCCTATACGGTCAATGACGCGGAGGCTGCGTTGAAGATGAAGTCGATGGGGGTCAATGGCATCCATACCGATCATCCGGATTTATTGAAGAATAGCGGAAAATGA
- the yhfH gene encoding protein YhfH, which yields MITNIIEFFKNLPTKICVSCGEEIEEQHECYGNKCDACNIL from the coding sequence ATGATCACAAACATCATCGAATTCTTTAAAAACCTGCCAACGAAAATCTGCGTATCATGCGGAGAAGAAATTGAAGAGCAGCACGAGTGCTACGGCAACAAATGCGACGCTTGCAATATTCTATGA
- the yhfH gene encoding protein YhfH, with the protein MLENVIEFFKNLPAKVCTSCGEEIEEQHECYGNQCDSCNIL; encoded by the coding sequence ATGCTCGAAAACGTCATCGAATTTTTCAAGAACCTACCCGCAAAAGTCTGCACATCTTGTGGTGAGGAAATCGAGGAACAACATGAATGCTACGGGAATCAATGCGATTCTTGCAACATTCTCTAA